DNA from Branchiostoma lanceolatum isolate klBraLanc5 chromosome 6, klBraLanc5.hap2, whole genome shotgun sequence:
TTTATCCTTAGTCAACGTGCAAGACTCTGTACAAAACTGATGCATTTATTTTCATCATCAACAGGAGGCGCACGCTGTCCAAGTAAGGTGAGTATCCGATAGGACTACTGTACGATAGGGCAATATGAAAGGGTTTGTCTTGATAAAGGTGatggttgtatgctaatgataGGATGCCGAAGTAGAGTTGCACTTGTCATGGGTTGTTTGTAAAAGCTATTGGATAGGTCTTTGAGGTTATGACTAGCACATGTTTGAAGCACATGCTCTGATATGATTGCGTTAACAAGAGAAGAATATAAGTGTTGTGACACAGTGTGTTTCTAGCTCTCTAGAGTGGCAATGATATCATGAGCGGGAGTCAAGAGTAAGACAAAATGAACagaatgtttttcttcttctcgaACATTTAGGGCAGCAGCAATATGTGCAAATCAAGACTGGAACGACCACAGTTTGGGTCGTGTGCAAAAGATTCCATCAGAGCGACAACTACAGACGGTAAAGCGCgccattgacaacattttctgtCAGAAACCCACAAACAAGCTTCAAGTACACGGCGATGGATGGCCAAGCTTCGAGCAAGCGAGATCTGAGTTCACACCGAGTAGTGCCCACGATGCTGGGACAAAACAGCAACCATCACAAGGCTTTGGTGACAGAAGGAACAGCAATACGAAAGAAAACAAGGCTCCGTTGGTCACTTACGGGGTAAGAGCATGATCTTCATTTCGTAATCACGGAAATGGAAATGTAAAAGTAAGGTCATGCACTAACAGGTCCCGATTTGAACGTGGTGTTATTCAAGCACGTAGTCGAGACttttccattaaaaaaaacattttttccttCTTCTAACAGAGACCGTATCGGATATTGACAAAACAACCAGAGTCGACAGTTTCTTCTACAGTGAACACACATCTGGCACCAGACCTGCAGCTTTTCCCGAAACTATCTATTTCTGGTACGTCACCACTTCCGACGATTGCCGAGGAGATCCCGATCGCTGACGACGGCACGCCGAAAATGACCGAGTCGATGCCCAACGAACCGACGAACGTACACGCGAATTCTGGAAATGCAAGCTTAAGAAGAGGACAAGAAGACATACGAGCAAATACCTTTTCAAAGCTcacaaaagaaaaccagaaaGAAGAGGAAATAATGTTTCAGCAAACTGCTAAACTGTTTCTTTGGGAGTCGGATCGCACAGACTGGAAAGAACACGGAGCTGGCGATCTGAAAGTGTGTAAcgtttcatgtaacgttactgataATGGTTATATACTCGCGTACCCTAGCCACAGTAATCCACATACAAAATAACGCTAGTTcatgctattgtttcaaagaatCAATTCAGTAAAAAGTACACTTTTTATATTGTCTTATGTGATAGCTTCGTTACATATGCAATACCtgattacatgtagtttcttaCTTAAAACTGATTATTTATCCCATCTATATTTAGTTCAGAAAAGTATtgtagcctaaaaacctcataATCCGAAATGATGGGTATAGTAGTATTTTTATTACAATCATTTTGATGAAAGAAAGGATAGCTGGGGTGTCATCCCATTTTTTCCACCCAAAGAAGATGTCAATATCAAATTTATTCAAAGTAAAATTAGATAAACCAGCAAAATACCACTATACCCATTATTTGGATTATCACATTTCTTTACATTACTTTTCTGAACTGAATAAATGGGTTAAATAATCAGTTATTCTTACTTTTCAACGAAAATTAACATTAAATCCATGTCAACGATCATTTCGCCACTAATTTCCCTAACTTGTTTAATATTTCCTGGCAGATACTTCGGCATAATGTGACGGGTAAGGCCCGTGTCCTGATGTGGAGTGACGGCACGTACAGCGTACAGGCGAACCACTACATCACGGCGGACATGAACCTTGTGGACGACAAAATCGGTGGGGAGAACGCGCTGGTCTGGTCAGGCATCGACGCGGCAGACGGGTCACGGAAGGTGTCGTCTGCAGaggcttttttttatttgtttaaacATTACTGAAATCATTGCTATTACCTTTACCTACAAGGTTGTATTTTGGTGCCGTTTGtgtctatctgtttgtttgttgacagttaaacttgagaagctgtggatgaatcATTATGATATTTGGCAAGTTGGCAGGGGTCGGGAAATAAGAGGTCAAGTTCGACaatgggctccctagcggctttctagggtactgcagcgaaacttccggttttgatatttttAGTAAATGTTGCTGATTTCACAGATGTAGATGAGATACGAAAGCCTCtatacttttgtcgtgtcaatatgCTGCAGTGGTGCTATAAGCCCATGAAGCACATATATCCTTGCTAAAAATATGTCAATTCAGCTCCCTTGTCGTTATTGCCATGTTCTCCAGGAGGCGTTCTTTGCGGCGGCTTTTTCTGAGCCTGACGCCGCTATTCTTTACAAGAAGGTGTTTGAGAGATGTGTGGCAAGGGAGATGGCGAAGGAGCGGGCGGCCGCGGCTAGCAGCACGCCTTGAGCACATCGTGAagatacagtgtatttgaaGATGAGATCGTGATGGGAGTGATActggtaatgctagggtcacatttccaatccggggcccggccgggcagtctttgggaacgaaaaaaatgatataaaggacaacaaaaacactAAACGTACctaaaattatttaagagcatagcttgtgcaaatttatggacatacactttgatttttcgtttccgcaaacagcccggccgggccccggttaggaaatgtgaccctagcataaagaTGTACGGAGTATTTCAACAAAACCGACGTCCAAAGGTCCATCATCCAATAGCGGTATCATTGATAGTTATAACGGTTGTATTTTTGTTAGACAGCAAAATATGAATGCAGCATGGTGATGGACTTGGCAGACTTTGGGTGTTTGAATTAATTTCTATTAAAAGAAAGTTGATGAACTATGTCATCAAACGGAAattccacaaacatttttgcaagGTGTTCTTTTGTAACCATACATTTAGtcacacaacacaacacgacAAGTCATAGGGCGACATTTGGATTTTGTATTCCCAAAAGAAGCTAGAAGAATTTAGCTTGTAAACTTGAATATTGAAAGTAACTGATTAGATACAACTAAGTCGGTAATGCATACGTCTTCACATGAACAATGCACTATAATTGTCAAATGTCAAAACCCAAGGGCTGTAGTCTTAACAAGTTACCTGGTTTTGAGTATGGTAGTACATAGTGCACATTAGTACTATAGCTAAATACCATTTCTTTCCGATCCTGTTTTACTCAAAGTCGAACTGCAGACCGGTTCCCTCCAACTTCTCCCTGTACTTGGCGTCATAAGCCTCGCTCTGAGCCACTGTGAAAGTGTTCTTCCAGTCACCAACCACACCTACAATCAAGACCAACATCGTGCTAGTCATGCTTTGCAGGAAATTTCCGCAATGTAAAAAGAATGATAacacttgttttattttgtgacaTACTTTGCAAGAATTGGGGAGAAAAACGCTGCCTCATGTGGCACGATGCAAAGTTACTTTATTATCACTTGTTCGAGTTCACGATAATTGGGTTTAAATCCCCACAATACTCCACCTTTCCTGGCGATGAGACTTTTGGTTTGGGCTCCAGATTCTGTCCAAGCGGCCTTCAGACTGGCAATGGCACAGGACTCAACAATGTCTGAGGTGGTGACGTCATCCAGGGTGATGTCCAAGAATCCCTTTATCTTCCCGACGGCACTGGACAAGTCCTAAGTTAAATTATTACAATAAACCAAAATGCATGACGGTGCATACTATACTagtattcatacatacatgatatATGAAATATAACAGGCAATTTGTAGAACTCTCGAAAGCTAGCATCGGTAATTTGAACCCTTCTTACACCTTATAGAGAAATTGCCAAAGTCAGCCAGGAGACGAACCTTCTTCATATCTTCATACTTCAGGAAGAGAAAATGGGGGTCGTCTCTCATCTGCCACCAGCCAAGTGCGTGGTCGTAGAAGTCACCATGCGGAGCtagatagaaaaaaacaactattcAAGTCGTTGTCAATATATAGGGTGCTTGTATGTGACATCATCGAATCGTCATGCTAGTTGGCTGAATCTGGATAAGTCAGGCTTAACGTTGTAAATGTGCATGTGTTTGCACGTGGAGTGATGAAAACGTTACtaagaaataaggtgcacaattcAAATATCGGGACATATCTTTTAAGTATAAAGcattttatgtatgtttaccAAAATCAAAATGATCATAACCCGGTAATGTTAGGTGAGAGagaaaagcccccccccccctcactggacccgcggcacgctggcgtcgtcgctgcgtcctaaactggacttgtgttacccatgactttaaaatgggaatatcattccaaACCTACAAGTATCTATGaccaaaaagataacaaaacactcaaaacttaaaaagattcgttttttgtcgatgaaattcgttgagtgctttgtcaattcgatcggccgcagagacgccaccagcgtgccgcgggtccagtgagaggggggctaaaggaaaaaaaaagacatggacagttgagctgcgacctgaggtgcttgctctgctgaaagtcagatatccacctctttttagttgaaatacgAAGGGAATCGTCATCAAAAATTTTGATAAAGTGTGAGAAGATTTCATTCCTCGAAAATGATGTTTCAAAGGAAGCGATGTTTTTGGAAAGACGACAAAGATGCCGTCGTCAATAATTGTGCTGTGATATGACGTACCTATACCGTCCAGAAAGTCTTGCGCACACTTTTCCCAGGTTGCAGTTGTCAAAGATGTTGCGCTCAAATCTTTGAACTTCTCGAGAAAACGGTACAGGGACACCGCCGTGTCTTTTGGGTTCCTCATCACCATGATAACTTTCACCTGGAAGGAAGGAAAAGACGATGCGTTGTGATATACTTGTACACCACATTATCCTCTACATTTTCACAATTTGATAAAcgaaaaaagataaaaaatatCATGTGAAAGGAATGAATTCCCTGTAAAGCATTTTATTCTGTTGATAAACTATatgacaaacaaagaaatgtccCCCTAACAAAATGATATAGTATGATAATACCTTGCCCTTTGGATTCGAAATCATTTTGGGGGCCAGGTGCCACGGAAGGTGCGTGTGAACGATCCTGGGGGATGGGTGGTCCTTGACGATCAGGTGACCTGGCTGGCCAAACTCAGGCAACGTCCCTGCAATAAACCATGGAATGTCTTTTGCCTGCATGTCCGTCTTCCCCGCTGCCCTCATCAGTTTGTTGACGATCTCAATGGTCCAGTTTGTGCCTGACAGAGTATGACCCACGTGAAAAAAGAATAGTTATATAATTACCTTccacaagaaggttatgttttcggtgtcttttgtgaacagcataactccagaagctaTGGATGGCTCCTTACAATATTTGGTAGATGGTAAAGAATCGAGAAAACAACGTTCAAGCTCAATAATAATGCCCCTAGCGTCttgtaaggtactgcagctgtatttccgattttgatatctcgtgttctggacctggtatggtcgtgatttttgagtggtagatagctctttggccAGAGAGTTAATAACGGAGGTTAGGTTGGTACTCTATAGCTAAAtgttttaatgaaataactacTCAAAACGTGACCCTCTTTTTAAAAGCAGCATGGCGGATGTGACGCCAGACCCTACTTATCATCCTTACCTGCTTTTGGATAAGTCAAAATGACGACGTCGTCATCGCGTATGACGTAATCAGGCATCATGTCGAGCGTCTCCTTTGTAACCAACAAAGGGTCGAAGTATGCTCCCTTGTATTTAAACCACCGTTCCATCTCCAAAGCGTCCTTGCGATATCGACGCCTGGAACAATAATCGTAGAAAATGTTGGATACACATGTGTATCAGGGGCGGGCAATaacgatttctccagcaaaagagcCTGGCCTCGATaggttgaaaatcgcaaatgaGACCCCCCGCCCCCAAAAGATAAACGCCGTCGCCGGGCAGAGAAAGCTTGCAAATGAGACTATATCATATCAACCCTGAGATTAACAGA
Protein-coding regions in this window:
- the LOC136436838 gene encoding uncharacterized protein produces the protein MTESMPNEPTNVHANSGNASLRRGQEDIRANTFSKLTKENQKEEEIMFQQTAKLFLWESDRTDWKEHGAGDLKILRHNVTGKARVLMWSDGTYSVQANHYITADMNLVDDKIGGENALVWSGIDAADGSRKEAFFAAAFSEPDAAILYKKVFERCVAREMAKERAAAASSTP